GGAAAAAGCGCTCATGCGAATTGAGAATAAAACCTACGGTATCTGCCGTGTCACAGGTAAGCTCATCGACAAAGCACGTCTTCGTGCTGTGCCCCATGCCACACTGAGCATCGAGGCCAAACAGATGATGAACAAATAGTAATTAACCACAAAATTTTGATAGATCCCGGTTGCGAAAGCAGCCGGGATTTTTTTTAGTCTATCTGTAGGCGTTATTGTCGGAGTACTGCAGCCGCTCGTTTCCCGGCGAGTGATCTCATAAGAAGTTCGCCTCCGGCAAAACAACCGGGTGCTACACCTGATTGGTTGCCGGAGGCGAAATAATATCAATCAAACGCCGTAAGGAGGGCGATTGGGCAGAGCCTATTTGAATTCAGCCGGAACAGGCTTGTTCAGCAGGTTCACATACCAGAACCGCGCTGCTTCATTCCTGTTATGAATGCGTTTGTTCATGCTGTTGGCGCCGATGCTGTGACGCTCACCGGGATAGATCATCAATTCAAAATGTTTTCCCAGTTCTTCCAGTTTATCAACCAGTACCATGCTGTTCTGCATGTGCACGTTATCGTCTGTAGTGCCATGTACAATGCGCAGGCCACCTTTGTACTTATTGGCGTAGGTCATCACTGAAGTGTTTTTGTAACCTTCTGCATTGTCCTGCGGCGTGTCCATGAAGCGCTCTGTGTAATGTGTATCATAAAATTGCCAGTCGGTAACCGATGCATTGGCTACACCAAATGAATATACGTCTGAGCCATAGGTGAGCGCCATACAGGTCATGTATCCACCAAAGCTGCCACCCGTCATCGCAAGTTTGGCAGGATCAGCCCAGGGCTGGCTTTGCAGCCATTTGCCTGCTGCCATGAAATCTTCAATTTCATGAACGCCAAGTTTGCGATAGATATAGTTCAGTCCATTTTTCCCGAAATGACCACTGGCGCGATTGTCTATAGCCACTTGCACCAGGCCTTCCTGAGCCCACCATTGTGTGAGGCCGCCAACGGGTCTCCAGCGATCGTACACAGTGCCGGCATCGGGGCCACCGTAGATGCTCACGAGGATGGGATATTTTTTAGAAGGGTCGAAGTTGATGGGGTAAGTGATGGTAACCGGCAGTTCGAACAGTCCATCGGCAGACTTCACGCGTACCAGCTCTGTGCGGGGGATTGCGTAGTTGTCGAATTCAGCGCCTTTGGAATCTCCAAGCATCCGCACCAGTTTCCCTTTTCCATCAACAAGCGCCATTGCAGGAGCTGTTGACAGGTTGGAGTAAGTGGTAATGAAATATTTTCCGCTGGGGGAGAGCTGGACCATGTCGTGTGAGAAATCTCCGAAACTCAGGCGGGTAAGGCCTTTGCCGTTGAGGCCAACTTTGTACAGATCGAAGCGGGCAGAGTTTTCTTTCCTGGACCTGATATAAAGCATACCTGCTTTCTCATCGAATTTAAGCAGGGAGGTGCCCCAGAAATTGCCGTTGGTGATCTGGTTGATCAGTTTGCCGGACATATCGTAATGGTAGAGATTCTGCCAGCCATCTTTATCGCTTTTCACGATAAAGCCTTTGTTGTTGGAGAGGAACTCGATACGATCATTATCGTCAAGTGTGATCCAGGTTTTTTGTTCTTCTTCATATACGATATTCTTGCTTCCGTTGGAAGTATTGATGTTATAGATCTTCAGTTGGTTCTGGTCCCTGTTCATCCATTGGATCCAGAGTTGTCCTCCGGGAGTCCAATAAGGAGCGCCAAAGTATTGATCATCTTTCGCATTGAAATCCGCCCAGGTTGTGGCGGCGGTTTCGATGTTCACCACACCCATTTTCACTTCAGGGTTTTTATCGCCTGCCTTGGGGTAGCGAGTGTTTTCGAGATAGCCATGCTGGTCCTGCAGTACATAGATGGGGAATACAGGAACCATGGATTCATCGAAGTGCATGTAGCAGATCTGTTTGCTGTCAGGGCTCCACCAGAAAGCGCAGTAGTTGCTGGCGCGGCCGAGGATCTCTTCAAAATATACCCAGCTCGCATAACCATTGAGGGTAGTAGCAGAGCCATCGTTTGTAAGTTGTTTTTCTTTTCCAGAAACCAGTTCCCTGGTGTAAAGGTTATTGTCCTTTTTTGTATATGCGATCATTTTGCCATCGGGCGAGGCGGTAATATTGCGGGCGCCTTCGATCTTAGGCTGTGGAGGATTGGTGAAATTGTTAATGGCAGGCGCAGTGTACGGACTGGCTTTTCCTGTTTTCGCATTTACGGAAACAGTAATGGATTGTCCATTTTCTCCTTTTTGCATTTCAAGATAATGATCATCATCTGCCCATCCTCTGATATTGGGCAATGGCCTGGTAATGTTGGAGGGGAGGTTGTTCTTCAGCAACTGGTCTGCTGTGAATTGTTTTTTTTGCGCTGCTGCAGGAAGACCAATGGTCACCAGCAGTAAACATGCAGCAACAGAGAGCAATCTCTTCATCATGAAAATTTTAATTAAGGGGTGAATGTACGAAAAGAGAGGCCAAAAACTTACTCCCGGGGCATAATTGGATAACCTGCGTTGCAGAAATGAAAATTTGGGATTCCCCGCAGTAAAATATCAATATCCTTCATTTCCTTTGCACTGGTTTCAATACCCTAATCAAAACTTTATTAATGAAAAAACTAATCTTACCGTTCCTCTCGCTCTCTTTGTTTATTTCCGCTTGCAGCAAAGATGATAACAAAGCTCCCAAAGAAATCATTCAGCTCCAGGAAGTGGAAATGGAAGACAGCAAACTAAGTTTTACTTACAATGAGCAGAGCCAGCCTACAAAAATTCAGTTTAGTATGAAGGTGAATGACGAAGCGTACCTGCCGATGTATTATCTCGATTTTGCTTACAATAATGGTAAGCCGTCAACTGCTGATTTTTTTATCAGGCCACAAATCAATGAAGACTACAAGCGTCAGTCCAGCGCCAAATTTGTACATGAGGGAGGAAATCTGTCTTATACGGCTTTGGTGGGTTACGATGAAAATGGCACACCTGATGAAGACAGGAGAGATACTTTCTTTTACACTTTCAACGCAGCCAAACAATTGACATCATTAAAATCCGGGAGTAATGGTGCCGCGATCTCACTCGGATGGGATGGCCGCAACAATCTTCTGGTACCTACCCATACGCAGGAGATTTCAGATGAGCGTATCACCACAAGTTTTGAACATGGTTACGACAATAACATCAATCCCTATTCATTCAACGGACTGGGCTTTTTGTTGACTACCCTTAATTTGGGTCAGGTGGAAATGCCTGATCAATTGTTGTCGGCCAATAACGTGTTGTCTTATAAACAAACCATCAAAAGAGAAACGCTCGATAATGGCCAGGTAGTGGGTGAACCTGCCTACGAGTATACGACTATTGACCGTTCTATTACGCTGGGTGAAAAAGGTTTGCCGGCAACAATTGAATTGAAGGAGAAGAGGACTAACCCTTCCGGATCCGAAGAGAACCAAACGCGAAACTACAAATTCAAGTACAGCATTATAAAACAGTAGATCAATTACAGGAATACTGTAAAATAAAACGGCTGCTCTTTCCCGAAAGAGCAGCCGTTGCAGTATCATACAATTGTAGCTTATTTCACTTCCTGCATTTTCACCAGTTTGTGGTAGAATCCTTCCAAAGCAATCAGTTGATCGTGTGTGCCGCGCTCAACGATCTGACCGCGCTGCAGTACGATGATCTCATCTGCATGCCGGATTGTACTCAGTCTGTGTGCGATCACGATGCTGGTCCTGTTGGCCATCATTTTATTGATGGCATCCTGCACCAGTCTTTCACTTTCCGTATCCAGGGATGAAGTGGCTTCGTCCAGAATAAGGATGGGCGGGTTTTTCAGCACAGCGCGTGCAATGGTAAGTCTTTGCCTTTCTCCTCCACTGAGTTTGCTTCCGCGGTCGCCGATATTGGTCTCATAGCCTTCTTCTTTTTGGGAAATGAAGTTATGGGCATTGGCGATTGTAGCTGCATTCTCGATATCGGTCAGCGAAGCATCGGGATTACTCAGCGCAATATTGCTGGCGATGGTATCATTGAAGAGGATCGGCTCCTGCGTTACGATACCGATCTGGTCTCTCAAGGATTTCAATGAATAATCTTTGATATTGACGCCATCGATGAGCAATTCACCACTGCTGACATCGTGGAAGCGTGGCACCAGGTCAGCGAGCGTTGACTTGCCTGCGCCGGATGAGCCTACCAATGCAATGGTCTTGCCTTTCTCGATGGAGAGATTGATATTATCCAGGATGGTAACATCCTCGTATTTGAAAGAAACGTTTTTGAATTCGATGCGGTTATTGAAGGACGTGAGTGTTTTGGGGTTGGGCGCTTCTTCCACAACCACCGGCGCTTTCAGGATCTCTTCCACACGGGCGATAGCGGCGCTTCCGCGCTGAGCATTGTAGAAGGCAGTACTTAAAGATTTGGCCGGGTTGATGATCTGCGTGAAGAAAACGATATAGGTGATAAAGGCTTCAGCAGTGAGGCCGCTTGCTATTCCGGTTGCTTCATTTCCCAGTACCATCTTACCTCCGATCCAGAGGATACAGCTCAGTACAAGTACTCCCATGAACTCGGATAACGGTGATGCCAGATCGCGGCGGAATGCCATCTTCACACGAAGTGTATGCAGGCGATGGCTTGTATTGAGGAAACGGTTATTGAGCAGTTTCTCCGCATTGAAGGCTTTCACAACGCGAAGACCGGAAATGGTTTCATCGAGTATCGAAAGGATCAGTCCCTGCTGTTCCTGCGCCTGATTGGATTGCTTTTTAAGTTTGCGGCTGATCCTGCCGATTATGAAACCAGTGGCAGGCAACAATACAAGCAGGAACAAACTTAAAGTGGGGCTGAGGAATACAAGGGTAAAAAGAATGATGAGGATATTGAGCGGATCGCGGATCAAACCTTCCAATGTACTCATGATGCTCCATTCGATCTCATTCATATCGTTACTCATCCGGCTCATGATATCGCCTTTGCGTTGTTCAGTGAAAAAGCCGATGGGAAGTTTGAGGATCTTATTGTACATATCATCACGAAAGGTGGTCATTACCCGGTTGCGAAGCGGGATCATGATCCTGAACGAAAGATACAGGAACAGGTTCTTCATCAGAACCGAAACGATCACTGTGATGCAGATAGCTGCCAGCGCATATGCCTTACCGTAAGTATCGATCAGCAGGGTAAGGTAATACTTTAAACAGGCTATTACATAGGCTGAACTGAAAGAAGCTTCCGGCAGTTCCCGAACAGGTGCATCCTTTCCGAAAAGGAGTTGAAGGAAGGGCGCCAGCATGGCCAGGGACAATAAGGAAAACAGGATGGATAACAGTATAAATACCACATATATCAGGATATTGCCTTTCTGGTTCCGGAGATAAAAGAGAATCGTGGAAAATCGCTTCATGGATTAAAATATAGATAAACAGCGCAAAGTAACTAATTTTACAACGATTAATCCGTTAAAGGAATGCAAGAAGGAAAAAGACAAAAACAGATAGCAGGCCTCCTGAACGAGGAATTGAATGGTATCTTCCAGCGATTGAGCCTGACCATGATAGACGGCGGTATGGTATCCATTTCCGGCGTGAAAATGACCCCGGACCTGCTGGAAGCCCGGATTTACCTGAGTTTCTTCCAGGTTAAAGACGCCGCTGCCGCCCTGAAAAAGATAGAAGACAGGGCCTGGGAAATCAAAAAAGAACTTACCTCCAGGGTGGCCAAACAGCTCAGGCGAATGCCAGAACTGAGGTTTTACACAGATGATACCCTTGACCATGTGTTTAAAATGGAGGACCTGTTCCGCCAGATCAAAAAGGATGAAGAAGGGAAAGAGGAAAAATAAACAGCTGCCCCAATCACACAATAAACCCTTTGAATGAATTTTCTCTTCGCCTGGCGCTATTTCAAAGCAAAGAAATCCACCAATGCCATCAATGTGATTGCCTGGGTGAGCATGATCGCGATCATGTGTATCACCTTCGCATTCATCGTGGTATTAAGTGTGTTCAATGGTTTTGAAGGGCTGGTGAAAAGTTTGTATTCATCTTTCTACACCGATATCCGCATCTCGCCGGCAAAGGGAAAACTGATCACACTCACGAAAGAACAACTACAACAACTCCGCAGCAATCCGCAGGTTCGTCACTATTCATTAATGGCCGAAGAAAAAACTCTGTTGCTGAACGATGATATCCAGGTGATCGCTGATCTCAAAGGGGTTGACAGTAACTACAAATTCGTGGCAGGTGTTCCTGAAAAAATGTTCCGCGGCAGTTTCCTTACAGGCAATGAGGAGTATCCCACACTGGTATTGGGCAATGGCGTGGAGAATGCACTGGGCGTGGAATCCGACAAGAATGTGTTCCCGCTCACCGTGTATCTTTTCAAGCGCGGCGCTACTGTCAATACTACAAACCCCTACGAAAGTTTTGCTGCTTCCAATATCAATACTGCCGGTACTTTCATGATACAGGCCGATATCGATAACAAATTTGCCATCACCAACCTGGCCTTTATGAAGCGCATGATGAACCTGGGGCCCGATGAATACAGCGCAGCAGAAATTGCACTGCTGGATGGCGAAAAGGCCGATGAAGTAAAAAAGCAATTGAGATCGATCTTCGGGGAGCAATACAGGATCGAAACGAAGTACGAACAAAATCAAAGCCTGTACAGCGTAATGACCATGGAAAAATGGGCTACCTACGGTATTCTTACCCTGATGCTGATTGTTGCTGCATTCACCATGATCGGCGGTCTTACCATGCTGGTGCTGGAGAAACAAAAAGATATCCAGGCGCTCAAAGCGATGGGGGCAGACAACAGGCTGGTACAGAAAATATTCCTGAGTGAAGGCATCCTGCTGGCCGGTATCGGTGCCGGAGCCGGCATTGTGCTGGCCCTGATCTTCTGCTGGGCGCAGGTTCGGTTCAAGCTGATCCCGCTGGAAGGAGGAACCTTTCTCATCGATTATTATCCGGTGAAAATATTGCCACAGGATTTTGTATTGATCCTGATCACTGTATTGTTCGTGGCTATACTGGCTTCGTGGTTCCCTTCCCGTAAGGCGGCCTTACAACCGATTGAACTGAAAACCTAGCGAGCCTCCTGACTCTCCCTGTAACCCTATTGCATATGCGCATTAAATCTTTCCTGCCCGGAACTTTTATATTTCAAACCTCCCTCAGGCCGCAAGACATTGAATTCATTGTGCTGGACAAAATGCCGGAACCGGGCTTTTCCCCTGCTTCACGATCCTATGCGGACTATTTTGGAGAAGCCGATGATACATGTTTCGTTATCCGTGGCATTTCACAATCGAACAGACCGCCAAGGCCAGTGGCCAGGGCACAGATGGAGTTGATGCCGCAGGGTGGCACCAGGGTGATTGTTCGCTTTGGGTTTGCCTGGAGAATGAAATTGTTTTGGGTATCGCCGCTTTTATGATTGCACAAATGACCTGCACGTTGATTACTCAAACCATCAACATTGCTGAATACTTATCCCATATTGGGCTCTTGATATTGACTGGCCTGGGCTTTATCGTTTACTTTCTTTACAGGTTCCGGTCGGATTGTGAAAAGATGAAAAAAATGATGCTGGATCTTTTTAATGGTCAGCCATTAAATGATTGAGCACAAAAAAATCCCGGCCGAAGCCGGGATTTTATATTAAGTTTTTGTGAACTGCGTTTAATAATCACCGAGAGTTTCCGGCAACTGGGCCAGTGCTTTGGCCAATTGTTCATCGTTGGGGGCAATACCATGCCATTCGTGTGAGCCTTCCATGAAATCAACGCCGGCGCCCATCTGGGTCTTCATCATGATGGCGATGGGTTTTCCTTTTCCTACGAATGTTTTGGCTTTTTCCAGTGCAGCAACCACTTGATCTACATCATTCCCTTCATCGAGGCGGATCACTTCCCATCCGAAAGCTTCGAATTTGGCGCCAATGTCCCCAAGTTTCATCACTTTATCAGTGGGACCGTCGATCTGTTGTCCATTCCAGTCTACAGTAGCAATGAGGTTGTCCACTTTTTTTGCGCCTGCAAACATGATGGCTTCCCAGTTCTGGCCTTCGTCCAACTCACCATCACCACTAAGTGAAAACACGAGATTGCTTTCTCCGTTGAGTTTTTTGGTGAGGGCTGCTCCGATGGCTACGCTCATACCTTGCCCGAGGGAACCTGAGGCTATACGGATACCCGGAAGGTGCTCATGTGTAGCTGGGTGGCCCTGGAGGCGGGAGTTCAGTTTACGGAAAGTGGCTAGTTCTTTTATGTCAAAATACCCGGCCCTGGCCAGGGTAGAGTAGAAAACCGGGCTAATGTGTCCGTTAGACAAAATGAAGACATCCTCATTGGTGGCATTCATATTGAACTGCGGGTTGTGCTGCATTACCTTGAAATATAATGCTGTAAAATAATCTGTACAACCAAGGGAACCACCGGGGTGGCCGCTTTGTGAGCCGTGTACCATTCTAACAATATCCCTGCGGATCTGTGTGGCGATGTCTTTTAATGCTGGCATAAACAGTCTTTAACGGTCTTTAAATGTGGTGGCAAAACTACAAGAAATTGTAGACCAAGTGATGAACTCTATTAAACTTTTCTTTATTTTTGATCTCCAATTGCCCGCCTTAAACAATAAAGTTGCCTGAATTGAAGTTCATTTATAGCGACAAGTGCTGTAGTTTTGAACCTTGGCATCTATTTTGCCCCAACCGGCCAGATTAGCAGCACGTAGATATTATAAAGACAAATATTTAGGAAACCAAAATCAGGGCTGATGTTTGATGTATTACTTTCGATAGCTATATCCTTTACTGTAACCTTCTTAGCTATCCCTGTAATTATTACAGTGGCCGAAAGAAAAAAACTCTTCGACATTCCGGACGAGCGCAAGATCCATGAAATGCCGATCCCTTCACTGGGCGGTCTTGGCATATTTGCCGGCTTCATCCTGGCCTGTCTGGTAGCCATTCAATTTCAGAAATCGAACGAGATGCAGTATTTTCTGGCTGCAGCCTTCGTGATCTTCTTCCTGGGTCTGAAAGATGATATATTGGTTATTTCCCCCATCAAGAAATTCATTGGACAGGTGCTGGCCGCCTTCCTGATCATTTATAAAGGTGGTGTACAGCTCACCAGCATGCATGGTTTCATGGGCATTCATGAATTGCCTGAATCCTTCAGCCTGCTGCTGACCTACTTCACTGTGATCGTGATCATCAACTCATTCAATCTGATCGACGGTATTGATGGCCTGGCCGGAAGCCTGGGCCTGATGACCTCCATCATTTTCGGATTCTATTTTCTGCAGAATAACATGATCGGGTATGCGATCCTGGCCTTCTCACTGGCCGGCAGTGTTGCAGCTTTCCTGATCTTCAATTTCCAGCCCGCGAAAGTATTCATGGGCGATACGGGTTCCTTATTGATAGGGCTGATTACGTCTATACTTGCCGTTAAGTTCATTGACGCAGCCAATGCTACCGATGTGGCCTATCCGCTGATAGCATCACCGGCCCTGGCCTTTACCATCCTGATGATCCCCCTGCTGGATACATTAAGGGTTTTTGGTATCCGTATCATCAACCGCCGCTCACCTTTCAGCCCCGATAGAAACCATATCCATCACCTGCTGCTAGACAGAGGCCTTTCTCACCGTACCATTACGTTGAGCCTGGTAGCTGTGAACCTGCTGTTTGTGGTGGTTGCTTACAGTATGCGCAATTTCGGTTGCACCTGGATCATCCTTGGGGTGATCGGGTTCTTCTTTACCGGTATTGCCGCCCTGTACTACACACGCCCCCAACCCCGCCTTTTTGTGGCCAGATCTGTGGAAAAAGACATCAAGGAAAAAGGTACCACCAAGATCGTTCCTCTTACCAAGGATACAATCCTCGAACACAAGAATTGAGTCCCTTCACATAAATCTCAAGGGTCTTTTACGTTCTTCTGAATTGTAAAAGACCCTGATTTATTAAATTCTCATCCGTTCTCTGTGCAATTTTTCTGATTTGACGTAGGTTTGCAACGCACTTAATTCATTCAATTATGTCAGACGA
This portion of the Pseudobacter ginsenosidimutans genome encodes:
- a CDS encoding MraY family glycosyltransferase; translated protein: MFDVLLSIAISFTVTFLAIPVIITVAERKKLFDIPDERKIHEMPIPSLGGLGIFAGFILACLVAIQFQKSNEMQYFLAAAFVIFFLGLKDDILVISPIKKFIGQVLAAFLIIYKGGVQLTSMHGFMGIHELPESFSLLLTYFTVIVIINSFNLIDGIDGLAGSLGLMTSIIFGFYFLQNNMIGYAILAFSLAGSVAAFLIFNFQPAKVFMGDTGSLLIGLITSILAVKFIDAANATDVAYPLIASPALAFTILMIPLLDTLRVFGIRIINRRSPFSPDRNHIHHLLLDRGLSHRTITLSLVAVNLLFVVVAYSMRNFGCTWIILGVIGFFFTGIAALYYTRPQPRLFVARSVEKDIKEKGTTKIVPLTKDTILEHKN
- the rbfA gene encoding 30S ribosome-binding factor RbfA, with amino-acid sequence MQEGKRQKQIAGLLNEELNGIFQRLSLTMIDGGMVSISGVKMTPDLLEARIYLSFFQVKDAAAALKKIEDRAWEIKKELTSRVAKQLRRMPELRFYTDDTLDHVFKMEDLFRQIKKDEEGKEEK
- a CDS encoding transketolase gives rise to the protein MPALKDIATQIRRDIVRMVHGSQSGHPGGSLGCTDYFTALYFKVMQHNPQFNMNATNEDVFILSNGHISPVFYSTLARAGYFDIKELATFRKLNSRLQGHPATHEHLPGIRIASGSLGQGMSVAIGAALTKKLNGESNLVFSLSGDGELDEGQNWEAIMFAGAKKVDNLIATVDWNGQQIDGPTDKVMKLGDIGAKFEAFGWEVIRLDEGNDVDQVVAALEKAKTFVGKGKPIAIMMKTQMGAGVDFMEGSHEWHGIAPNDEQLAKALAQLPETLGDY
- a CDS encoding FtsX-like permease family protein; this encodes MNFLFAWRYFKAKKSTNAINVIAWVSMIAIMCITFAFIVVLSVFNGFEGLVKSLYSSFYTDIRISPAKGKLITLTKEQLQQLRSNPQVRHYSLMAEEKTLLLNDDIQVIADLKGVDSNYKFVAGVPEKMFRGSFLTGNEEYPTLVLGNGVENALGVESDKNVFPLTVYLFKRGATVNTTNPYESFAASNINTAGTFMIQADIDNKFAITNLAFMKRMMNLGPDEYSAAEIALLDGEKADEVKKQLRSIFGEQYRIETKYEQNQSLYSVMTMEKWATYGILTLMLIVAAFTMIGGLTMLVLEKQKDIQALKAMGADNRLVQKIFLSEGILLAGIGAGAGIVLALIFCWAQVRFKLIPLEGGTFLIDYYPVKILPQDFVLILITVLFVAILASWFPSRKAALQPIELKT
- a CDS encoding S9 family peptidase, translated to MMKRLLSVAACLLLVTIGLPAAAQKKQFTADQLLKNNLPSNITRPLPNIRGWADDDHYLEMQKGENGQSITVSVNAKTGKASPYTAPAINNFTNPPQPKIEGARNITASPDGKMIAYTKKDNNLYTRELVSGKEKQLTNDGSATTLNGYASWVYFEEILGRASNYCAFWWSPDSKQICYMHFDESMVPVFPIYVLQDQHGYLENTRYPKAGDKNPEVKMGVVNIETAATTWADFNAKDDQYFGAPYWTPGGQLWIQWMNRDQNQLKIYNINTSNGSKNIVYEEEQKTWITLDDNDRIEFLSNNKGFIVKSDKDGWQNLYHYDMSGKLINQITNGNFWGTSLLKFDEKAGMLYIRSRKENSARFDLYKVGLNGKGLTRLSFGDFSHDMVQLSPSGKYFITTYSNLSTAPAMALVDGKGKLVRMLGDSKGAEFDNYAIPRTELVRVKSADGLFELPVTITYPINFDPSKKYPILVSIYGGPDAGTVYDRWRPVGGLTQWWAQEGLVQVAIDNRASGHFGKNGLNYIYRKLGVHEIEDFMAAGKWLQSQPWADPAKLAMTGGSFGGYMTCMALTYGSDVYSFGVANASVTDWQFYDTHYTERFMDTPQDNAEGYKNTSVMTYANKYKGGLRIVHGTTDDNVHMQNSMVLVDKLEELGKHFELMIYPGERHSIGANSMNKRIHNRNEAARFWYVNLLNKPVPAEFK
- a CDS encoding ABC transporter ATP-binding protein, producing MKRFSTILFYLRNQKGNILIYVVFILLSILFSLLSLAMLAPFLQLLFGKDAPVRELPEASFSSAYVIACLKYYLTLLIDTYGKAYALAAICITVIVSVLMKNLFLYLSFRIMIPLRNRVMTTFRDDMYNKILKLPIGFFTEQRKGDIMSRMSNDMNEIEWSIMSTLEGLIRDPLNILIILFTLVFLSPTLSLFLLVLLPATGFIIGRISRKLKKQSNQAQEQQGLILSILDETISGLRVVKAFNAEKLLNNRFLNTSHRLHTLRVKMAFRRDLASPLSEFMGVLVLSCILWIGGKMVLGNEATGIASGLTAEAFITYIVFFTQIINPAKSLSTAFYNAQRGSAAIARVEEILKAPVVVEEAPNPKTLTSFNNRIEFKNVSFKYEDVTILDNINLSIEKGKTIALVGSSGAGKSTLADLVPRFHDVSSGELLIDGVNIKDYSLKSLRDQIGIVTQEPILFNDTIASNIALSNPDASLTDIENAATIANAHNFISQKEEGYETNIGDRGSKLSGGERQRLTIARAVLKNPPILILDEATSSLDTESERLVQDAINKMMANRTSIVIAHRLSTIRHADEIIVLQRGQIVERGTHDQLIALEGFYHKLVKMQEVK